The Faecalibaculum rodentium genome segment CACCGGAAAAAAGCCTGCTTGCTCCGCTGAGCAAGAACGGCGGCCGCAACAACAATGGACGCATCACGACCCGTCACAAAGGCGGCGGACACAAGCGTCACTACCGGATCATCGACTTCAAGCGCACAAAGGACGGCATCCCCGCCACTGTGTCCGCGATCGAATACGATCCCAACCGTTCCGCAAACATTGCCCTGCTGACTTATGCAGATGGCGAAAAGCGGTACATCCTGGCTCCCAAGGGTCTGGAAGTCGGAACGAAAATCGTTTCCGGACCGGAGACGGATGTCCGCACCGGCAACTGCATGGAACTGCGCAACATGCCTGAAGGTACGGTTGTTCACAACGTTGAGCTGAAGCCCGGCAAGGGCGGGCAGATGGCACGCTCCGCAGGCAGCTCCGCTCAGATCCTGGGTATTGAAGACAAGTATGTCACCCTGCGTCTGACTTCCGGCGAAGTCCGCAAGGTGCTCGGTACCTGCCGTGCCACGATTGGCACAGTGGGCAACGAAGACCACAGCCTGGTGAACCTGGGCAAGGCCGGCCGTTCCCGCTGGCTGGGCATCCGCCCGACTGTCCGCGGTTCTGTCATGAACCCGAACGACCACCCGCACGGTGGTGGTGAAGGCCGTACCCCGATCGGCCGCAAGGCACCCATGACTCCCTGGGGCAAGAAAGCTCTGGGTGTGAAGACCCGCAACAAGAAGAAGGCGAGCACGAAACTGATCGTACGCCGCCGCAACGGGAAGTAAGAGGAGGAAATCATGAGCCGCAGTCTGAAAAAAGGCCCGTTCGTCGACGACCACCTGATGAAGAAGGTGGAGGCGCTGAACGCTGCCAATAAAAAAGAAGTCATCAAGACATGGAGCCGTCGCTCTACGATCTTCCCTCAGTTCGTGGAACACACATTTGCTGTGCACAATGGCAAGGAACACGTTCCCGTCTATGTAACGGAAGATATGGTAGGACACAAGCTCGG includes the following:
- the rplB gene encoding 50S ribosomal protein L2, whose amino-acid sequence is MPIKKYKPTTPGRRGMTTLTKEEITKSTPEKSLLAPLSKNGGRNNNGRITTRHKGGGHKRHYRIIDFKRTKDGIPATVSAIEYDPNRSANIALLTYADGEKRYILAPKGLEVGTKIVSGPETDVRTGNCMELRNMPEGTVVHNVELKPGKGGQMARSAGSSAQILGIEDKYVTLRLTSGEVRKVLGTCRATIGTVGNEDHSLVNLGKAGRSRWLGIRPTVRGSVMNPNDHPHGGGEGRTPIGRKAPMTPWGKKALGVKTRNKKKASTKLIVRRRNGK
- the rpsS gene encoding 30S ribosomal protein S19, which translates into the protein MSRSLKKGPFVDDHLMKKVEALNAANKKEVIKTWSRRSTIFPQFVEHTFAVHNGKEHVPVYVTEDMVGHKLGEFVPTRKYTGHASDDKKGRK